GGCCACAGCAGTTAACAACGCCGCTTAATGCGGCCCTTCACTTTCAATCCCGGACCGCGGCTTTTGGCCGGAGCGGACCAGGCCGCGTCGGTTGCCGAGCTTCTGCCCGAGGGTCCGTGTCTGCTGGTGACAGATGCCGACCTGCTAAGGCTTGGTCTCGTCGATGCATACCGCGACGCAATTGGTGGGACGCGCGCGCTGACGATCTTCGATTCCGTCGAAGCCGATCCGTCCAAAGAAACATTGCTCGAGGCGGTCGAGGCGGGGCGTGCTTGCGACGCGGCTTCAGTCGTCGCGGTGGGCGGCGGAAGTCCGATGGATGTCGCGAAACTTGCGGCCTACCTGCTAGGATCAGGCGACAATCTCGACGAGATTTGGGGCGTCGGGGTCGCGAAGGGGAGGCGCCTTCCGCTTGCTCTCGTGCCGACAACCGCCGGCACCGGATCTGAAGCCACGCCGATCTCGGTGATCACCTGCGAAGGCGGCGTGAAGCTTGCCGTCAATTCGGCGCCCTTGATTGCGGATTGGGCGGTTCTGGATGCCACGCTCACGCTCGGCCTGCCGGCGCACGTCACTGCTGCCACCGGCATCGATGCCATCGTCCATGCGGTTGAGGCCTATACGTCGGCGCGATTGAAAAACCCGTTATCCGATGCGCTGGCGCGCGAGGCGCTGCGGCTGCTGAATGGCAGTCTGCTGACGGTGATCGAACAACCCCAGGATCTCGAAGCTCGCTCGGCGATGTTGCTGGGCGCGCATCTGGCGGGACTCGCCTTCTCGAACGCGCCAGTCGCAGGGGTTCATGCACTCGCTTATCCGCTCGGTGGGCTGCACCACCTGCCGCACGGTCTGACCAACGCCCTAATGTTGCGCCACGTCCTTGCCCATAATCTGGAGGCGGCTCGCGACCATTATGCGCAATTGGCCGAGATCCTTGTTCCGGATTGCGCGGGGCAGGGAAGCCAGGCGCGCGCCGCGCTGCTCATTGAACGGCTCGACCAACTTGCCCGAAGCAGCGGTCTCGCGCTCCGCCTGCGCGACCACGGGGTCGCGTTCGATGAGGCGCCGACTCTCGCGCGCGAAGCGATGAAGCAGACGCGTCTGCTCGTGAACAACCCGTGTGAAATTAGTGAAAGCGATGCCCAGCGGCTCTACGAGGCCGCCTGGTGAGCCGGGAAGAACCGGCGGACCGATCCGCATTCAAGGTTTGGCGTCGGCTCACCACGAGGTGGGCCGACAATGATGCCTACGGCCACGTCAACAACACGGTCTACTATGAGTGGTTCGATACGGCGGTGAACGCCTGGATGGTCGAGCAGGACATGCTCGATATCGAGCACGGCGATCCAATCGGCCTCGTCGTCGAGACGCGCTGCAACTACTTCGCACCACTCGCATTTCCGGAGGATGTCGAGGTTGGATTAGCGGTCGCTAGTCTCGGGCGTTCGAGCATCCGTTATCGAATTGGAATCTTCGCCGTCGGCGGAGACCGAGCGGCGGCTCAGGGCGAATTCGTCCACGTTGTCGTCGATCGCGCAGGGCGAAGGCCCGCGGAAATACCGCCAGCATGGCGGCAATCACTAGAAGCGATCAGTTAGCGCAGATCCGGGCTTTGGCGGCTTCATATTGCGCTGCGAGAAGGTCGATATAGTCCGCGGCGGGCTGCACCCGGTCGATCACGCCAATTCCCTGGCCCGAGCCCCAGATGTCACGCCAGGCTTTCGCTTTCGCACCACCTTCCGAACCGAACTTCATCGTGTCGAGATTGCCTGCAGCGAGATTGTCCGGGTCCAACCCGGCGTTGACGATCGATGAACGCAGGTAATTGCCGTGAACACCGGTGAAGAGATCGCTGTACACGATGTCCGCGGCGCGACTGTCGACAATCGATTGCTTGTACGGATCGGAAGCATTCGCCTCGTCCGTCGCAATGAAGGGTGATCCGATGTAGGCGAGATCGGCGCCGGCGGCTTGCGCGGCCAGCACGGCTCCGCCGCTGGCGATAGATCCGGAAAGGATCAGCGGTCCTTCAAACCATTGCCGGATCTCTTGAACCAAAGCGAAGGGGGACCAGCGGCCCGCGTGACCGCCTGCTCCCGCGGCGACGGCGATGATTCCGTCTGCGCCTTTCTCGATCGCCTTACGGGCGAAGCGGTCGTCGATGACATCGTGAAGCGTGATGCCACCCCACGAATGGACCGCTTCATTCAGCTCCACGCGCGCACCCAGCGAAGTAATGACGATCGGCACCTTCCACTTTGCGCAGACCTCCATGTCATGCTGAAACCGATCGTTGGAGCGGTGCACGATTTGGTTGACGGCAAATGGCGCCGCCGGACGCTCTGGATGGTCGCGATCCCATGCGGCCAGCGCTTCGGTTACCTCGTGCATCCATTCGTCGAGCTTCGTGTCAGGACGAGCATTTAGGGATGGGAAGCTGCCGACGACGCCCGAAGTGCATTGGGCAATGACAAGCTTCGGGTTCGAAACGATGAAGAGCGGGGCCGCGATGACCGGGATGCGCAGGCGCTGAAGGATCGGCGGCAGGCTCAAGCGTCAGACTCTGTGATAATCGCGGTACCAGGCGACGAAGCGCGGCACGCCCTCGTCGATACTGGTCGTTGGTGCAAAGCCGTGGTCGCGCTGGATGGCGCTGATGTCGGCAAAAGTGTCTTTGACGTCGCCGATCTGCATCGGCTTGGGGTCGAGGATCGCCGTTTTCCCGGTCGCTTCCTCCAGCAGCTGAACGACACGCATAAGGTCTTCGCTGCGGCTGTTTCCGATGTTGTAGAGTGCATGTGGCGAAATGCTACCGCCGGCTTTTTCCGATCCATCGTCGGCGGGCGGGCCGTCCAGGCAGGCGATTACACCGCGCACGATGTCGTCAACGTAGGTGAAGTCCCGCCGCATCTCGCCGCGGTTGAAAAGCGGCACCGGCTGGCCCGCGAACAGCGCCCTGGTGAAGATCCACATTGCCATGTCTGGACGGCCCCATGGACCGTAGACGGTGAAGAACCGCAAACCGGTCAAAGGCAGTCGGTAGGTGTTCGCGTAGGATTCGCTGAGCAGTTCGTCAGCCTTCTTCGTGGCCGCATAGAGTGAGAGCGGGTGATCGACGCGGTCCTCGACCCGGAATGGTAGATCCTTGTTTCCGCCGTAGACCGACGAGGAGGAAGCGTAGACCATGTGCTTGGTCTGCAGGGAGCGCGCCAGCTCCAGCATGTTGCAGTGGCCGACGAGGTTGGACTGCACATAAGCTTGCGGATTTTCGAGACTGTAGCGAACCCCAGCCTGCGCCCCGAGATGGACGATCCGGTCGATCGGACGCGCGTCCGCGACCTTATTCAGTGCGTCGGCATCGGCGAAATCGACGCGCTCGAAACGGAAGCGGTTGCCATATTGCCGCGCCAGGTTGTCCAGCCGCGCCTGCTTGAGCGACGGATCGTAATAGTCATTGAGATTGTCGATCCCGATGACCTCTTCACCGCGTTCGAGAAGTGCGCGCGAGGTGGTTGCGCCGATGAAACCTGCAGCACCGGTGACGAGAACAGCCATGGCCCGTCCCATAGGGGGTGCAGCCGCGCGCAGAAAGGCCCTAGAGCGCAGGCGTGAATCGCAGCTGGACCTTCGCCATCGACCGTGGCGGTACCTTCACCGATGTCGTTGCGCGCTCGTCGGATGGAAGGACGCGCGTCGAGAAGCTGCTGTCGGAGAATCCGGGCCAATATGAGGATGCGGCGCTCGAGGCGGTTCGACGGGTGCTCGCGGAGGAAGGCGGTTCGGTCGCCGAGGTGCGGATGGGCACCACGGTTGCGACGAATGCACTGCTCGAGCGGAAGGGCGAGCGGGTCGCACTGGCGATCACGCGAGGGTTCGGTGACGCACTGCGGATCGGCTATCAGGCGCGGCCAAACATCTTTGCCCGGCATATCGTTCTGCCTTCGATGCTGTACGAGCAGGTGGTCGAGATCAACGAGCGTGTCGGTGGCGATGGAGACGTGCTGGCCGAGCTGGATGAAGGGCAGACCCGAAATGCCTTGGCAGGCGTACGGGCGTCTGGGATTGATGCGCTTGCAATCATCCTCATGCACGGCTGGCGGTTCACCGATCATGAGGCACGAGTCGCGGCGATCGCACGGGAACTCGGCTTTTCGCAGGTCTCCGTCAGCCACGAGGTCGCGCCGCTCATCAAGCTGATCGGGCGCGGCGATACGACTGTGGTCGATGCTTATCTTTCGCCTGTGCTCCGGCGGTACATCGATCGCGTCGCCGCCGGTTTGGATGCGGAGACCGGGCTTCACTTCATGCAGTCGAACGGCGGGCTAGCCGAGGCGAGCGCGTTCAGGGGCAAGGACGCTATTCTTTCGGGCCCGGCCGGGGGTGTCGTGGGCATGGTCGCAGCAAGCAAGGCGCATGGCGGCGACAGGCTCATCGGCTTCGACATGGGCGGAACATCCACAGATGTCTCGCACTACGCCGGGTCGTACGAGCTGGCGGACGAAAGCGTGGTCGCTGGTGTGCGCATCCGCGCCCCAATGATGCAGATTCATACCGTCGCGGCCGGGGGTGGATCGATCTGCCGGTTTGATGGCATGCGATTCCGGGTCGGGCCGGAATCGGCGGGCGCGAACCCTGGTCCGGCCTGTTATCGCAACGGCGGGCCGCTTACCGTCACTGACTGCAACCTGTTTCTCGGTCGAATCGATCCCGAGCATTTCCCAAAGGTGTTTGGGCCTAACGGAGATCAGCCGCTGGACCACGCCATGTCCGAAAAGCGTCTGCAAGAAGTTGCGGATTTGCTCGGCGGCTCGAAGAGCCATGCGGAGATCGCCGAGGGATTCCTCGACATCGCCGTGGACAATATGGCCGCGGCCATCCGCAAGATCTCAATCGCGCGCGGCCACGACGTAAGTCTGTATTCGCTGGCCTGTTTCGGGGGGGCGGGCGGTCAGCACGCTTGTAAGGTCGCCGACGCGCTCGGAATGGAGCGCATCCTCATTCATCCACTTGCCGGCGTCCTGTCCGCCTTCGGGATTGGCATCGCGGATGTGAAAGCTATTCGCGAGGTGAGCCTGCTTCAGCCGCTCGGCAGCGACTTTTCGAAGGCGCTCGCCGATCTCGAGCAGGCCGCGACGGATACGCTGCTGGATCAGGACATTCACGCGGAGCGCATTCAATCAAAACGGAGGGCCCGACTGCGGACCGCGGGCAGTGATACGACATTGGAGATCGACATTGCCGATGCGACGGTGATGCGGTCCGCCTTCGCGGATCTCCACAAGCAACGCTTCGGCTATTTCGACGAAGATGCGGAGGTCGTCGTCGATGCCTTGGTCGCTGAGGCAATCGCTAGTTCCGAACTGCCGGAAATGGGGCAGGACGCCGCAAGCGCTCGGGAAACTTGGAACGGCCCTTCGCTCATTTTCGATCCGACGAGCACCATCGTCGTCGAACCCGGCTGGCGCGCCGAACGCGTGGCCGACGGCACGCTAGTTCTTACTCGCGCCGTCCCGCCGAAGCGTGAAAGAGCGATGGGCACCGAAGTCGATCCGGTCAGGCTGGAGATCTTCAACAACCTGCTCATGGCAATCGCGGAAGAAATGGGCGTCGCACTGCAAGCGACGGCGACAAGCGTGAACATCAAGGAACGCCTCGATTTTTCCTGCGCCATTTTCAACGCCGAAGGTGCGTTGATCGCCAACGCGCCGCACATCCCTGTGCATCTCGGCTCAATGGGAGAGAGCATCCGCCGCATTCTCGACACTCGAGGCGAACGCCGAGACGGGCGCGGGATCAGGCGCGGCGATGCCTATGTTCTGAACGACCCCTATCGCGGCGGCACACACCTGCCTGACATTACGGTCATTGTTCCGGTTTTTTACGGCGACGAGGCGGCGCCGTCAGCATTCGTGGCGGCGCGCGGGCATCATGCGGACATCGGCGGGATCACGCCCGGCTCCATGCCGCCCGACAGCCGTAGCATCGACGAGGAAGGAGTCCTCATCGACAACCTTCTCCTGGTCGATGAAGGCCATTTCCGCGAGCGCGAGATGCGGGCCCTCCTGACGGCGGGCCAATGGCCTGCGCGCAGTCCGGACAGGAACATCTCGGATTTGAAGGCGCAGCTCGCTGCCTGCTCACGCGGTGCCGAGGTCTTGGCGCGGACAGCACGCGAGTATGGATCGGAGGTGGTTGCGGCTTACATGGACCACGTTCTCGCCAACGCCGAAGAGTCGGTGCGACGCCTCCTCGACCGGCTCGACGATGGCGAGTTCGACTATGAAATGGACAATGGCGCGTATGTCCGCGTCCGGATCAGCGTCGACAAAGCGGCTCGGACGGCGACCTTTGATTTCACCGGCACCAGCGATCAGCTTCCCGACAACTTCAATGCACCATTCTCAATCGTGCGCGCCGCGTCATTATATGTCGTGCGCACGCTGATCGACGATGCGATCCCGATGAACGATGGATGCTTGCGGCCAGTCCGGCTCATCGTGCCGGACGGGTCGATGTTGAATCCGAGGTATCCGGCCGCCGTCGTCGCCGGGAATGTCGAGACGAGCCAGGTCGTGACGGATGCATTGTTCGCCGCGACCGGACGCCTCGCGCCGAGCCAGGGCACCATGAACAACTTCACCTTCGGCAACGATCGCCACCAATATTACGAGACGATTGCCGGCGGGTCGGGCGCTGGTCCAGACCATGACGGTACCAGCGCGGTGCAGACGCACATGACCAACAGCCGGCTCACCGATCCCGAGGTTCTCGAGACACGCTTGCCCGTTCGGCTGGAACAATTCGCGATCCGGCGCGGATCGGGCGGTGCGGGGGCTCATCGCGGTGGTGACGGGATCATTCGAGAAGTGACGTTCCTTGAACCGATGCGCGCAAACATTCTCGCCAATCGTCGACGCGTTCCGCCGTCCGGCCTCGCGGGCGGTGCCGACGCAGCGGCCGGCCGCAATTGGGTGGTGCGGACCAACGGCGATATCGAAATGCTGAGCGCGACGGCCTCCGCAGATGTCGAGCCTGGGGACCACTTCGTCATCGAGACGCCGGGCGGCGGCGGATTCGGGAGTCGCGGCGAATGATCGATTACTGGCCGCTCTTGGGCATTGCCGTCGTCGTGGTCGGTTTCGCGCTGCGATTCAATCCACTGCTTGTGGTGGCGGTTGCCGCCATCGCTACCGGCCTGCTCGGCCACATGCCGTTCGAGAGGGTGCTCGGGACGCTCGGCAAGGGCTTCAACGACAATCGCAACGTCACCTTGATCTATATCGTGCTGCCGGTGATCGGCCTGCTGGAGCGCTATGGCCTGCAGCAGCGGGCGCGCACGATCATTGCTGAAATGCGCGGTGCGACAACCGGCCGCCTGTTGATCGCCTACCTCGGGCTGCGCCAGGTCCTGTCCGCCCTTGGCCTCACCTCCGTCGCGGGACATGCGCAGACGGTTCGGCCACTCGTCGCGCCCATGGCCGTCGCAGCGGCGGAGAAGCAGCACGGCAAGCTCGACGAAGCCACAGAAGAACGCGTGAAGGCCATGTCCGCGGCGACCGACAATGTCGGGCTTTTCTTCGGCGAGGACATCTTCCTGGCCATCGCGTCGATCCTGCTGATCCAGGGAACGTTGGCGGGTTTCGACATTCAGCTGACGCCTTTCCAGCTTTCGGTTTGGGCAATTCCGACGGCTATTTGCGCCTTCATCATTCACGGCACGAGACTGCTGTTGCTCGACCGCAAGCTGAAGGGCGGGCCCAAGTGATCAATCTTCACTGGGTCTATGTGCTGGTAGGCGCGGTGTTCGGCGCCTGGTCCGTCTTCAGCGCGCGCGACCGATCAAACCCGAAGCGGTTCGGCAATGCTGCCTTCTGGGGTCTGCTGGCGATCAGTTTCTGGTTCGGCGACATCCTTGGGGACTTCGGCAATGGCATCCTCGTCCTTGCTCTGGTGGCTATTGCAGGGACGCACCTTCTGGGCCGAGGCTCAGGCGAGTCGACGAGGAAGGAAGAGCGCTCGGCTTGCTCCGAGCGCCTCGGCAACAAGCTATTCCTACCGGCGCTGGTGGTCCCATTCACGGCGTTCCTCGGAACCCTGCTGTTCAATTACACGCCGCTGAAGGCCCTGAACCTCATCGATCCAAAGTCAGTGACGCTTGTCCTGCTCGGTGTCGGCGTCATCGTCGCCTTGGCGGTCTGTTATGTCTGGCTGAGACCTCCCGTCTTCGCTGCGGTGGAAGAGGGAAGGCGGCTCATCGACTCGATCGGATGGGCCGTGGTCCTGCCGCAGATGCTGGCAGCACTCGGCGCAGTCTTTGCGGCTGCCGGCGTCGGCACGACCATCGGGTCGATGGCCAGCGCCGTAATCCCGCACGGCAGCATTCTGCTCGCCGTGCTTCTTTACGCCCTCGGGATGGTCGTATTCACGATGATCATGGGCAACGCCTTCGCCGCATTCCCAGTCATGGCTGCGGCAATCGGTGTGCCCATCCTGATCCATCAGGACGGCGGCAATGCGGCCGTGATCGGCGCTGTGGGAATGCTTGCGGGATTTTGCGGGACGTTGATGACCCCCATGGCGGCGAACTTCAACATCGTCCCAGCGGCGCTGCTCGAGCTTAAAGACCAGTACGGAGTCATCAGGGCGCAGGCGCCGACTGCGATCGTCCTGCTGATCGCCAACGTCGTGATCCTTTACGTCGCGGGGTTCCATCTGTGACCGGCCTCGACGCTTCGACCGCCTCAAGCATGGCCGGCATTGCCCTCGCTCATGTCGCGAAGGAATATCCGCACAAGCTTGATCACGTACTGCTTTGCGACGAGGATGCGAAGCCGCCGCGCGCTCTCCACCCTCTCTTTTTCGGCAGCTTGGACTGGCACAGCTGCGTGCATGGCTGGTGGATGCTACTTACGCTTCGGCGGCTCTTTCCCGACACCGACGAGGCCGATCAGATCGCCAAACTCGCGAATGACACGTTCACGCGAGTCAAGGTCGCGGTCGAGCTCGCCTATCTCGACCGTCCGCTCAGCGGTGGCTTCGAACGGCCCTATGGTTGGGCTTGGCTGCTTTACCTGCATCTCGAGGCAACTCGACATTCCGAAGATTGGGCTTCGGCGCTTGAGCCGCTTGCGACCGCGTTTGCCGAACGGCTGCGCGCTTATCTTTCGATCCTGACCTATCCGATCCGCGTCGGCACGCATTTCAACACCTGCTTTGCACTGGTGCTCTCGCTTGAATGGGCGGATGCATTCGATCGCGGGTTAGCGTCGGCCATCCGGGATCGAACGCGGCATTGGTTCGGGGCAGATCGCGACTGCCAGGCTTGGGAACCGGGCGGTGATGAGTTCCTGTCGTCGGCACTGACGGAAGCCTTGTGCATGGCTCGCACGCACCCGTCGCTATTCCCGATCTGGTTTGAGCAATTCCTGCCGAGGGTCGGCGCTCGGGAGCCAGCGACCTTGTTCATGCCGGCGATCGTCAGCGACCGGAGCGACGGCAAGATCGCGCATCTCGATGGGCTAAACCTCAGCCGCGCGTGGTGCTGGCGGGGCATCGCGCCGCTGCTGCCGCCAACTGAGCGATCGGTTGCCGAGGCTGCAGCAGACGAACATCTGGCCGCCGCGATGCCGCACCTGTCAGGCGATTACATGGGCGAGCACTGGCTCGCGAGCTTCGCGCTGCTTGCCCTGCTGACGTAGGTCACGTCGCACAGCGGCGCGTTCTGGAGCAGGGCGTCGCCACCAAGCGTCTGGTAGAGCGTCACGCGGTTTTGCGCCGCCGTTCGCTTCGTCTCCACATAGGTCTGCTGAACCGAATAATATGATCGCTGCGCGTCAAGCACGTTGAGGAAGCTGTCGATGCCGGCGCGGTAGCGGGCTTCGGTCAGTTGCAGGACGTCGGCTGCCGCGGCCTGTTGCCGGCCGGTTGCCGCAATCTGCTCGTCCATCGTTCCATGCCTGGCGAGCGCGTCGGAAACCTCTCGGAAGGCGGTCTGGACGGTACGCTGGTATGTCGCGAGAGCCGCGTTGCGCTGCGCTTCGGTGAGACGAACGTTGGCGCGGCCGGCCCCAGCCTGGAAGATCGCATAAGTGGCGTTGGCGCCGGCCTGTCCGCCGAACGCGCCACCGGTGAACAGGCTGGTCAGCGCCGAGCTTGCGAACCCGAGGACGCCGGTCAGCGTGATTTTTGGGAAGAGTGCGGCGCGTGCAGCGCCAATATTCGCGTTGGCGGAGCGCAGTTGATACTCGGCCTGCACGACGTCAGGTCGCCTCAGGAGAACGTAGGAGTTCACGCCCGCGGGAAGTTCGGCAATCGTCTTGCCCGCTTGATCGATTGAGGCCGGAAGCAGGACAGGAGCGACGGGTCCCCCGACGAGCAATTGCAGCGCATTCATGTCCTGCGCGACGAGCGTCTTCTGTTGCGCAAGGTTGGCTTGGGCCTGGCTCAGTATCTCTTGTGCTTGGCTAAGATCAGTACGCGGCGCGATTCCGCCTTCGAGGCGAATGCGGGTCAGGCGAACGCTTTGCTGGGCGGTGTTCACCGTTTGCTGGGAAACCAGAAGCAGGCTCGAGTCCGCCGCATAATCGAGCCAGGCATTGGCAATGTCGGCAACGAGCGTCAGCCGTGTTGAGCGAGCTCCTGCCTCGGTCGCCAGATATCGCTCGAATTGCGCCTTTGTCAGGGAGCGAAGCCGACCGAACAGGTCGATCTCCCAGTTCGGCACGCTAAGGCCGAGAGAATAATCGGCCGTCACGCCATTGGAACCGCCAGAACTTGAGCCGGATCCGCTGCTCGACCGGGTGATCGTTGGCGTTACGCCAGCCGACGCGTTCAGCTGCGGAAACTGCTGTGCCCGCTGAATCCGGTACTGTTCCCGAGCCTCAGCGATGTTTGCCGCGGCCACCATCAGGTCGCGGTTATTGACCAGCGCCTGCGCAATCAGCGTTTGAAGCCGAACGTCGGTGAAAATCTGCTTGTAGGTGATCGCAGGGAGAGCGGCTTCGGATTGGGCGAGGTAGGGGCTCCCGACGGGCCATGATGTTGGGATCGCCGGATCGGCCTGGCCGAGCTTCGGCTCCATTGTCGCGCACCCGGTGCTCAGAAGCGCGAGAAATGCGACGGAGCGCCTCATACTTCGGCCTCCTTCCGACCGCGCAGCCGCTCGCGAACCGCCTTGATGCCGTCGCGAACGCCGCGCCGCACGAGTACGAAGAAGAACGGGATGTAGAAGATGGCGAGGATCGTCGCCGTCAGCATTCCGCCTACCACTGCGGTACCAATGGCAGCGCGGCTATTGGCGCCGGCGCCGGTGGCGAACGCAAGCGGCAGACAGCCGAAGATAAACGCGAAGCTGGTCATCAGGATCGGCCGGAGCCGGATACGCGCAGCCTCCATTGCCGCATCGATCACGCGCATGCCTTCTCGCTCGGCCCGCTCGGCGAACTCGACCATCAGGATTGCGTTCTTTGCGGACAGGCCCATCGTCGTGATCAGGCCTACTTGCAGATAGACGTCATTCTGCATGCTGCGCAGCGTCACGGCGAAAATCGAGCCGACCAGGCCGAGCGGGATGACGAGCAGCACGGCGACCGGAATCGACCAGCTCTCATAGAGGGCGGCAAGGCAAAGAAAGACGACGATCAAGGCAACGCCGTAGAGGATCGGCGCCTGGCCGGAGGACAGCCGCTCCTGATAGGACTGCCCGGCCCAGGCGACGTCGATACCCGGGATCTGCGAAGCGAGTTGCTCCATGATATTCATCGCGTCGCCGGAGCTGACGCCCGGAGCGCCCTGGCCTGAGAGTTCGTAAGATGGGTAGCCGA
This portion of the Sphingomonas limnosediminicola genome encodes:
- a CDS encoding efflux transporter outer membrane subunit, which encodes MRRSVAFLALLSTGCATMEPKLGQADPAIPTSWPVGSPYLAQSEAALPAITYKQIFTDVRLQTLIAQALVNNRDLMVAAANIAEAREQYRIQRAQQFPQLNASAGVTPTITRSSSGSGSSSGGSNGVTADYSLGLSVPNWEIDLFGRLRSLTKAQFERYLATEAGARSTRLTLVADIANAWLDYAADSSLLLVSQQTVNTAQQSVRLTRIRLEGGIAPRTDLSQAQEILSQAQANLAQQKTLVAQDMNALQLLVGGPVAPVLLPASIDQAGKTIAELPAGVNSYVLLRRPDVVQAEYQLRSANANIGAARAALFPKITLTGVLGFASSALTSLFTGGAFGGQAGANATYAIFQAGAGRANVRLTEAQRNAALATYQRTVQTAFREVSDALARHGTMDEQIAATGRQQAAAADVLQLTEARYRAGIDSFLNVLDAQRSYYSVQQTYVETKRTAAQNRVTLYQTLGGDALLQNAPLCDVTYVSRASSAKLASQCSPM